The following are from one region of the Methanococcoides methylutens genome:
- a CDS encoding NosD domain-containing protein: MLTHKSVIYMLVFFLVILAIITINEETINSDPVADIHISKINDIVTTTYWNGNVIYNGTDDVAAIEAAINELSDGGVIFFQKGVYDIDRTVILRSNLSLIGDEGVVFNCFNGVAFSVSTLGYSSSTLPLSIDADSADTSIKLSSTTGIDVEDYIKIADDVPSIHQGQYYKNGEIVKIIAIDGNTLTIDRPLYNGYSTANNAIIRKIIMFENINFENIDFVGYGIETNSICISLYATKNFKISSCEISNFGTQAIRLWDCLDVAIENNVFKNNFRTGMGYSVNLVNACDGITIINNSFLENGRHYIAAGAGTGARISDGMCRNVDVINNNFEDSTQEAINTHATTQAMFRVVDNEFSNCGKGIEFTNSDSVISNNSFTNCGIGIHIRGTGSHLIEVNYFQANDVDYEISVSSEISGDLH, from the coding sequence ATGCTCACACATAAAAGCGTAATTTATATGTTGGTATTTTTCTTAGTAATACTAGCTATAATCACTATTAATGAAGAGACCATTAATAGTGATCCTGTCGCCGATATTCATATATCTAAAATTAATGATATTGTGACAACAACTTATTGGAATGGAAATGTCATCTATAATGGTACAGATGATGTCGCAGCCATCGAAGCAGCTATTAATGAACTAAGTGATGGCGGTGTCATATTCTTTCAAAAAGGTGTTTATGATATAGATAGGACAGTTATTTTAAGATCGAATCTATCATTAATTGGGGATGAGGGAGTCGTATTTAATTGCTTTAATGGTGTGGCATTTTCGGTTTCAACCCTTGGATATTCTTCATCAACACTGCCACTGTCAATTGATGCAGATTCAGCGGATACAAGCATTAAATTATCAAGTACAACAGGTATAGATGTTGAAGACTATATAAAAATAGCAGATGATGTTCCTTCTATTCATCAGGGGCAGTATTATAAAAACGGAGAAATTGTCAAAATAATTGCTATTGATGGTAATACTCTCACAATAGATAGGCCTTTGTACAATGGTTATTCCACAGCAAACAATGCAATTATTAGAAAAATCATAATGTTTGAAAACATTAATTTTGAAAATATTGATTTTGTTGGTTATGGCATTGAGACAAATTCTATTTGTATTAGCTTATATGCTACTAAAAACTTTAAGATTTCTTCCTGCGAAATATCAAACTTTGGAACCCAGGCCATAAGGCTTTGGGATTGTTTGGATGTTGCTATAGAAAATAACGTTTTTAAAAATAACTTCAGAACAGGTATGGGATACAGTGTCAACCTGGTGAATGCATGTGATGGTATTACAATAATAAACAATTCGTTTTTAGAAAACGGACGACATTACATTGCTGCTGGTGCTGGTACAGGAGCCAGAATCTCCGACGGCATGTGTAGAAATGTTGATGTGATCAATAATAATTTTGAAGACTCTACGCAGGAAGCTATTAACACACACGCAACTACACAGGCCATGTTCAGAGTTGTTGATAATGAATTTTCTAACTGTGGTAAAGGCATTGAATTCACTAACAGTGATAGCGTTATTTCAAACAATTCTTTTACGAACTGCGGTATTGGAATTCATATCCGCGGCACAGGAAGTCACCTCATAGAAGTAAATTATTTTCAGGCAAATGATGTTGATTATGAAATAAGTGTTAGCTCTGAAATTAGTGGAGATTTGCATTGA
- a CDS encoding metal-dependent hydrolase yields MFILGHIGITLAVFFLASLAIPSLKRHLNYRFIALGALLPDLIDKPVGRIFFEDIFASGRIFAHTLVFVIVILIAGYVYFRQRGDSRILLVAGASFLHLLEDRMWMTPQTFFWPVFGWEFAQGNSYGSFLEYFMNIVKHVYSPDFSFGLISEVIGLLIVLFIVYKHRN; encoded by the coding sequence ATGTTTATCCTTGGCCATATTGGAATAACTCTCGCCGTATTCTTCCTTGCAAGCCTTGCTATTCCTTCTCTCAAACGTCATCTTAATTACCGCTTCATTGCATTGGGAGCCCTGCTACCGGACCTTATAGACAAGCCCGTAGGCAGGATCTTTTTTGAAGATATTTTTGCAAGTGGAAGGATTTTTGCACACACTCTTGTTTTTGTTATTGTAATCCTGATTGCCGGATATGTTTATTTCAGGCAGCGAGGAGATTCCCGAATCCTGCTTGTGGCCGGAGCCAGTTTCCTGCATCTGCTGGAAGACCGGATGTGGATGACTCCACAGACATTCTTCTGGCCGGTCTTTGGGTGGGAATTTGCTCAGGGAAACTCTTATGGGAGCTTTCTGGAATATTTCATGAACATCGTGAAACATGTTTACAGTCCTGACTTTTCTTTTGGCCTGATTTCTGAAGTTATTGGCCTGTTAATTGTCCTGTTCATTGTGTACAAGCACAGGAACTGA
- a CDS encoding lipid II:glycine glycyltransferase FemX — protein sequence MKIVLTGGRKITTIVTNVGKEEWEYFLDNSNAATIYHTPQWKTFLEKTFNYESNYLFAKDENDNITGLLPLFYVKSKLTGNRLCCVPFSHRCGILGEINIVKSLIDEAMNYFESTNAHYFEIRDSVSSPLFETQNYYSTYVLDVSDNVENLWKNLSSNARRATRKSEKLGLIAHQTDDPHALKYFYKLNSMTKKELGVPCHPWKFFKNMFDILGNNVSLYVVEYNDEIIAGGIREYYKDTIIAGYAASHPEYKHMNPYNLLNWKSIQDASNNGYQYYDLGRVSYQNEGLMFFKSRWGTIEKKLYYSYFPKNPKSLTDNRSGFLYNIGTKGIKKMPMSLYEQFSNNIFSKFG from the coding sequence GTGAAAATTGTTTTAACTGGGGGTAGGAAAATAACAACAATAGTAACGAATGTTGGGAAAGAAGAATGGGAATATTTTTTGGATAATTCTAATGCTGCTACCATATATCACACTCCTCAATGGAAAACATTTTTGGAAAAAACGTTCAATTATGAGTCAAATTATCTATTTGCAAAAGATGAAAATGACAATATCACTGGATTATTGCCTTTATTCTATGTTAAAAGCAAATTGACTGGTAATCGACTATGTTGTGTTCCTTTTTCTCATAGGTGTGGTATCCTTGGTGAAATTAATATTGTAAAATCTTTAATTGATGAAGCGATGAATTATTTTGAAAGCACAAATGCTCATTATTTTGAAATAAGGGATAGTGTTAGTTCTCCTCTTTTTGAGACGCAAAATTATTATTCAACTTATGTTTTAGATGTCTCTGATAATGTAGAAAACTTGTGGAAAAATTTATCTAGTAATGCTAGAAGGGCAACTAGAAAATCTGAGAAACTTGGTCTAATTGCTCATCAAACTGATGATCCTCATGCACTAAAATATTTCTACAAGCTAAACTCTATGACTAAAAAGGAGCTTGGAGTCCCCTGCCATCCGTGGAAATTTTTCAAAAATATGTTTGATATTTTGGGCAATAATGTATCTCTCTATGTTGTGGAATATAATGATGAAATAATTGCAGGTGGAATTAGGGAATATTATAAGGATACAATCATTGCAGGATATGCTGCATCTCACCCTGAATATAAACACATGAACCCCTATAATCTATTGAATTGGAAATCTATACAAGACGCATCAAATAATGGATATCAATACTATGATCTGGGGAGGGTCTCATATCAAAATGAAGGGTTGATGTTTTTTAAGTCTAGATGGGGGACAATTGAAAAAAAGCTCTACTATTCTTACTTTCCAAAAAATCCAAAATCTTTAACTGATAACAGAAGTGGTTTTCTTTACAATATTGGAACAAAAGGAATTAAAAAAATGCCGATGTCGTTATATGAACAGTTTAGTAACAACATTTTTTCAAAATTCGGGTGA
- a CDS encoding DUF354 domain-containing protein: protein MKIIVEMGHPGHVHHFKNMIWDLEKKGHKVQICTMDKEVTLDLLDKYGFTYEVLGKNKSSGIIRKFPLLIGAELKMYLISKRFNPDLFICRGSPISAHISSIFRKPCISFNDTEHSSLVDSIVFPFLDVVLTPSCFIKNLGGKQIRYNGYHELAYLHPYNFGPNPEVLNELNLREGDTFIVLRFVSWNATHDVGQHGVQNKGQFVKELEKYGRVLITSEEDIGLEFEKYKINVSPDKLHDLLYYATLCVGDGGTTAVESAILGTPSIYVSSLVGTMGNLIELEDKYGLLLNFNDSDEALGKAVELIQKPNLKEDWKFKRNHLLREKIDVNAFMVGFVENYSNYLHL, encoded by the coding sequence ATGAAAATTATTGTAGAAATGGGTCATCCTGGCCACGTCCATCATTTCAAAAATATGATCTGGGATCTAGAAAAAAAGGGTCATAAGGTACAGATTTGTACGATGGATAAAGAGGTTACCTTGGATCTGTTAGATAAATATGGTTTTACTTATGAAGTTCTAGGTAAAAACAAATCTAGCGGAATTATACGTAAATTTCCTCTCCTTATTGGTGCGGAATTGAAAATGTACTTGATTTCCAAGAGGTTCAATCCAGATTTATTTATATGCAGGGGTTCTCCGATTTCGGCTCATATAAGTAGCATTTTCAGGAAACCATGCATTTCTTTCAATGATACTGAACATTCTTCATTAGTGGATTCCATAGTTTTCCCATTTTTAGATGTTGTACTGACTCCATCTTGCTTTATAAAAAATTTGGGCGGTAAGCAAATTCGTTACAACGGGTATCATGAACTTGCTTATTTGCACCCTTATAATTTTGGTCCCAACCCAGAAGTTCTCAATGAGCTAAACCTCCGAGAAGGAGATACATTTATTGTCCTCAGATTTGTCTCTTGGAATGCAACTCACGATGTAGGCCAGCACGGTGTTCAAAATAAAGGTCAATTTGTCAAAGAACTTGAAAAATATGGTCGTGTTCTGATTACTTCTGAAGAAGATATTGGTTTGGAATTTGAAAAGTATAAGATTAATGTGTCTCCTGATAAGTTGCATGATCTGCTATATTATGCTACCCTATGTGTTGGTGATGGTGGCACAACTGCAGTCGAAAGTGCAATTCTAGGAACTCCCTCGATTTATGTTTCATCTCTTGTTGGGACAATGGGTAATCTAATTGAACTCGAAGACAAATATGGATTATTATTAAATTTTAATGATTCTGATGAAGCTTTGGGTAAAGCAGTTGAGCTAATTCAAAAGCCAAATCTTAAAGAAGATTGGAAATTTAAAAGGAATCATTTGTTGAGAGAAAAAATAGATGTAAATGCATTCATGGTCGGTTTTGTAGAAAATTACTCTAATTATTTACATTTATGA
- a CDS encoding flippase yields MFSLKLSKTMMDVQWAFVSLATASFAHLLLRMVLGRELGPSGLGVYTLVFTVYMFGMQFAAFGIGSALTKYVAEFNEDLSKRNKFISSGIVGSLIYGSLMGLLLYLLSDTIGIGFFHNPDIVGLLRITALCLPFIALQKAVVGTLNGLRSMKLYAFVNIIQNVSVMVVSIVFVIPLNMAVKGAVIGFVLPTIVVGLLSLIIVRTYFTAGSTILGKALKELSWFGFYIVLANSVGLLNTEIDSLLIGHYLNEVEVGYYAVAVILVQGLSLIPMSVHRITYAASANYYVKNDYENLSNLLKNSFLKVFLVTMLISAVLVLFGQFIIRLLFGEDFLFAYKPLLVLLIGYSLYYPIHSITSVLSGMGKVTLVFRIALLCGLTNILLNILLIPEFGILGAAIATSIGLIFAALVRAHFIYKYTKSMYG; encoded by the coding sequence ATGTTCAGTTTAAAACTAAGCAAGACCATGATGGATGTCCAATGGGCTTTTGTTAGTCTTGCAACGGCTTCCTTTGCACACCTTTTGCTTCGCATGGTACTTGGCAGAGAACTGGGTCCATCAGGGCTTGGAGTGTATACTCTGGTTTTTACTGTATACATGTTTGGTATGCAGTTTGCAGCATTTGGAATTGGTTCAGCGTTGACAAAGTATGTTGCCGAATTCAACGAGGACCTCTCAAAAAGAAATAAATTTATTTCATCCGGTATCGTTGGATCTTTAATATACGGGTCTTTAATGGGATTGTTGCTGTATCTTTTATCAGACACCATTGGTATAGGTTTTTTCCACAATCCCGATATTGTAGGTCTATTGAGAATTACTGCACTTTGCTTGCCTTTTATAGCCTTACAAAAAGCCGTTGTAGGTACTCTTAATGGTTTGAGAAGCATGAAATTATATGCTTTTGTAAACATTATTCAAAATGTTTCGGTGATGGTTGTTTCTATTGTTTTTGTGATACCACTGAACATGGCTGTTAAAGGTGCTGTAATTGGGTTTGTTTTGCCAACAATTGTAGTGGGTCTATTATCATTGATTATTGTCAGGACCTATTTTACAGCTGGATCAACAATCTTGGGAAAAGCCCTAAAAGAATTATCATGGTTTGGATTCTACATTGTTCTTGCAAACTCTGTAGGACTTCTTAACACAGAGATCGATAGTTTGCTGATAGGACATTATCTTAATGAGGTGGAAGTAGGTTATTATGCAGTTGCGGTAATCCTGGTTCAAGGGTTAAGTCTGATCCCAATGTCTGTTCATAGGATCACATATGCTGCAAGTGCAAATTACTATGTAAAGAATGATTATGAGAATTTATCCAATCTACTAAAAAATAGTTTTTTGAAAGTATTTTTAGTTACCATGCTTATATCTGCTGTATTGGTTTTGTTTGGTCAGTTCATAATCAGACTTTTGTTTGGAGAAGATTTTTTATTCGCCTACAAACCTCTGTTGGTTCTATTAATTGGTTACTCTCTATATTATCCTATTCATTCTATTACCAGTGTTCTTTCAGGAATGGGTAAGGTGACTTTGGTATTTAGGATAGCTTTACTATGTGGTTTGACTAATATCCTCCTCAATATTCTCCTAATCCCTGAATTTGGTATATTGGGAGCTGCAATTGCCACTTCAATTGGATTGATATTTGCAGCATTAGTTAGGGCACATTTTATATACAAATATACTAAAAGTATGTATGGTTGA
- a CDS encoding DUF354 domain-containing protein, whose product MRILVQIGHPAHVHFFKNFMWEAQKSGHEIYISAIDKEVTLDLLRKYNFSYEVSEKKRTNFFGNVIQLVKGDLKTYKMQRQHNVDLIIGIPNEFGAHVSKITKAKSIGFTDTEHAKLSNLITFPFIDVICTPSCYKKNIGKKQIRYNGYHELAYLHPNYFTPNPEVLDELGLNKDQPFIILRFVSWNASHDVGQHGINNKIKFVRELEKYCKVLITSEGELDDGLEKYRIETSPEKLHDLLYYASLYVGDGATTAVESAILGTPSIYVSSLVGTMGNFIELENNYGLIFNYNDPDKALDKAVDLIQKPNLKEDWKLKREQLLKDKIDVTAFMLELIESYPNFSQV is encoded by the coding sequence ATGAGAATTTTAGTTCAAATCGGCCATCCTGCACATGTACATTTTTTCAAAAATTTCATGTGGGAAGCTCAAAAAAGTGGTCATGAAATATATATAAGTGCAATCGATAAAGAAGTTACTCTGGATCTTTTAAGAAAATATAATTTTAGTTATGAGGTTTCTGAGAAAAAGAGAACTAATTTCTTTGGAAATGTAATTCAGTTAGTAAAAGGGGATTTGAAAACATACAAAATGCAAAGGCAACATAATGTAGATCTTATTATTGGAATCCCCAATGAATTTGGAGCACATGTTTCTAAAATAACAAAAGCAAAATCAATTGGTTTTACAGATACGGAGCATGCAAAATTATCAAATTTAATTACTTTTCCGTTTATAGATGTAATTTGTACTCCATCCTGTTACAAAAAAAATATTGGAAAGAAACAAATTCGATATAATGGTTATCATGAACTTGCATACTTGCATCCCAATTATTTCACTCCAAATCCAGAAGTTTTGGATGAGCTTGGATTGAACAAAGATCAACCATTTATAATTTTGCGTTTTGTCTCCTGGAATGCGAGTCATGATGTTGGACAACATGGTATAAATAACAAAATTAAATTTGTAAGGGAGCTTGAAAAATATTGTAAAGTATTAATTACTTCAGAAGGTGAGTTGGATGATGGGTTGGAGAAGTATCGCATAGAAACATCACCTGAGAAGTTACATGATTTGTTGTATTATGCAAGTCTGTATGTTGGAGATGGGGCAACAACGGCAGTTGAAAGTGCAATTCTTGGCACTCCTTCGATCTATGTTTCATCGCTTGTTGGTACAATGGGTAATTTTATAGAGCTCGAAAATAATTATGGTTTAATATTTAATTATAATGATCCTGATAAAGCTCTGGATAAAGCGGTTGATCTTATTCAAAAACCAAATCTAAAAGAAGATTGGAAACTGAAAAGAGAGCAATTATTGAAAGATAAAATTGATGTAACTGCATTTATGCTGGAATTAATAGAAAGTTATCCAAACTTCTCACAAGTTTAA
- a CDS encoding DegT/DnrJ/EryC1/StrS family aminotransferase has product MIPVSQAPIYIREILKTVFAYSTNYSTESRDFQDQISNYLGCRHINLTSSGFSGLYSILRSSDLKKGDEVIVPAYTCEDVPRLVIEMGYKVKFVDIEPCTCNMDPIDLHDKISKDTKVVIAAHMFGYPCSIVDITETSHDYGAIVVEDSCQSMGAEYNGKKVGTFGDVGLFSLNMGKPISTIHGGIICTNNKDFSEKISAIIATFNDCSIMQQMNTFAHLIGYSFCNNRNFYSLIYKLIGEKHPNSYFEIQDLMYKFTEFQSILGIQQLSKLDTFNNIRIKNANYLMDNLKPYGLFFPKISKQTKPIFLRLPIYFENVNRANRNKIITMFKHSGIEITPYLLRESLPFLFAEGSTDYPRADRMTSNTLTIPTHPGLTNDNLDQIIDLLNNRVDI; this is encoded by the coding sequence ATGATACCAGTTTCCCAGGCACCTATTTATATTCGGGAGATTTTGAAGACAGTATTTGCTTATTCTACAAATTATTCAACTGAATCCAGAGATTTTCAAGATCAAATTTCCAATTATTTGGGGTGCAGGCATATAAATCTCACAAGTTCTGGATTTTCTGGTTTATACTCTATATTAAGGTCTTCCGATTTGAAAAAGGGTGATGAGGTAATTGTTCCTGCATATACGTGTGAAGATGTTCCAAGACTTGTTATTGAGATGGGTTACAAGGTTAAATTTGTTGATATTGAGCCTTGCACTTGTAATATGGACCCAATCGATCTCCATGATAAAATTTCAAAAGACACAAAGGTTGTGATTGCAGCCCATATGTTTGGTTATCCGTGTTCCATAGTTGATATTACAGAAACTTCCCATGATTATGGTGCTATTGTAGTTGAAGATTCCTGTCAATCAATGGGTGCCGAATACAATGGTAAGAAAGTAGGTACTTTTGGGGATGTCGGGTTATTCAGTCTGAATATGGGTAAACCCATCTCTACTATTCATGGTGGAATAATTTGTACTAATAATAAGGATTTTTCTGAAAAGATATCGGCAATTATTGCTACTTTTAATGACTGTAGCATAATGCAACAAATGAATACTTTTGCACATCTTATCGGATACTCATTTTGTAATAATCGCAATTTTTATTCACTAATTTATAAGTTGATTGGAGAAAAACATCCTAATTCGTATTTTGAGATTCAGGACTTAATGTATAAATTCACAGAATTTCAATCAATTTTGGGCATACAACAATTATCTAAGTTAGATACCTTTAACAATATAAGAATCAAAAATGCGAACTACTTAATGGATAATTTGAAGCCGTATGGGTTGTTTTTTCCAAAAATATCTAAGCAAACAAAACCTATTTTTTTACGTTTGCCAATTTATTTTGAAAATGTAAACCGGGCAAATAGAAATAAAATTATAACCATGTTTAAGCATTCGGGGATAGAAATCACTCCTTATTTATTAAGGGAGTCGCTTCCATTTTTATTTGCTGAAGGCTCTACAGACTATCCAAGGGCTGATAGAATGACAAGCAATACGTTAACAATTCCAACTCATCCTGGATTGACGAATGATAATCTTGATCAGATAATAGATTTATTGAATAATCGGGTTGACATATGA
- a CDS encoding GNAT family N-acetyltransferase encodes MDFEIKQLKLKDEMRWDDFVMKNGSTTFYHQTGWKNAIQDTYNHKPYYLFAENEVGEIAGIFPLFYTNNLFFGKRFVSVAFAPYGGVCADNEIIEKRLIDEAIDLGNKLNVDYCEFRCLDENNTHENMSCSKNCSTFILDISKGHECIWNNMNRNVRNRIRKGLKSNLNYEMDSSLNSLSTFYDLYARSMKRLGTPPHDINLFRNIHKQFPDNVFISKADLGDIPVSSFYLITFKNTLITAWGASLSAYFKLAPNDFMYWNCVKYASENNFRCVDFGRSLNNSGNEVFKTRWGCDVIPLSCYCYPPSKMISPQDKYGKLSKFWTKLPLPLVNKIGPKVRGVVP; translated from the coding sequence ATGGATTTTGAGATAAAACAATTGAAACTAAAAGATGAAATGAGGTGGGATGATTTTGTCATGAAAAATGGCAGCACTACTTTTTATCATCAAACTGGATGGAAAAACGCCATCCAAGATACCTATAATCATAAACCATATTATTTATTTGCTGAAAATGAAGTGGGGGAAATAGCTGGTATTTTTCCACTGTTCTATACAAACAATCTATTTTTTGGGAAACGCTTTGTATCTGTTGCATTTGCTCCTTATGGCGGAGTTTGTGCTGATAATGAAATTATTGAGAAAAGATTAATTGATGAAGCAATTGATTTAGGGAACAAGTTGAATGTGGATTATTGCGAATTTCGATGCTTGGATGAAAACAATACTCATGAAAATATGAGTTGTTCAAAAAACTGTTCTACTTTTATTTTAGACATTTCAAAAGGACATGAATGCATCTGGAATAATATGAACAGAAATGTCAGAAATAGAATAAGAAAAGGGCTAAAAAGCAATTTAAATTATGAAATGGATTCCAGCTTGAATTCATTATCCACATTCTATGATTTGTATGCCAGAAGTATGAAGCGTTTGGGTACGCCGCCTCATGATATCAATCTTTTTAGAAATATTCATAAGCAATTTCCTGACAACGTCTTTATTTCAAAAGCAGATCTAGGTGATATTCCAGTATCTTCTTTTTATTTAATAACGTTTAAAAATACATTGATTACTGCATGGGGTGCATCTTTGTCTGCATATTTTAAACTTGCACCTAATGATTTCATGTACTGGAATTGCGTTAAGTATGCATCTGAAAACAATTTTCGATGTGTTGATTTTGGTAGAAGTCTGAATAATTCCGGTAATGAGGTATTTAAAACCCGATGGGGTTGTGATGTCATTCCATTGAGCTGTTATTGTTATCCTCCATCAAAGATGATTTCACCACAAGACAAATATGGAAAATTGTCAAAATTTTGGACTAAATTACCCTTACCTCTGGTAAATAAAATTGGTCCGAAGGTTAGGGGTGTTGTGCCATGA
- a CDS encoding polysaccharide deacetylase family protein, with translation MLNIDDCDFTINKFRLLCEAIVSTYPTITMAEYMSNKHPARFILMRHDVDRMPGNALKTALIEHEFGIKATYYFRSIKSVFKPRIMKQIQDMGHEIGYHYETLSEANGDPAKGIEIFQSHLDDFRNIADVRTICMHGSPLSRYDNRDLWKFYNFEDFGILGEAYLSIEDDLNYFTDTGRTWLFGSGIRDYIPGKKEHLIANTTDDLIELIKMNKFDNFYIVAHPERWSSGVIEWSLYYSMDILFNIGKKVLMGFGDADLHMDERNNRSISITVDIEDWYHIPSVCGSDFSVYKNVDDFFERWGKRYDYLSEPTKKILDLLDEFNVTATFFVVADVAEHYPGLIESISERGHEIGCHGAHHSCKINPKTKEPLMTIKEFEDETLEAKQTLEKVSGKKVIGYRAPNAVVTGEMLDSLERIGFKYDSSVSVNSLYNKTDSSLRGVSSVPYHPAPCSLEPGGNRTFVEFPWSYYDIGAKIPTSGGPMLRFLGSQVILKGLKQSLNRGHTIFYFHPIDISNEKFPDVGRGRPFYWAVKGDIVEKRIRHVLKNLEHIDKIPLKDLVR, from the coding sequence ATGCTTAATATCGATGATTGCGATTTTACGATCAACAAGTTTCGGCTTCTCTGTGAGGCAATAGTTTCAACGTATCCAACGATTACAATGGCAGAATACATGAGTAATAAGCATCCTGCTAGGTTTATACTGATGCGTCATGATGTTGACCGGATGCCGGGAAATGCACTGAAAACTGCACTTATCGAGCATGAATTTGGCATCAAGGCAACATACTATTTCAGATCGATCAAAAGTGTTTTCAAGCCTAGGATAATGAAACAGATACAGGATATGGGTCATGAGATCGGTTATCACTATGAGACATTAAGTGAGGCAAATGGCGACCCGGCTAAAGGAATTGAAATATTCCAATCCCATCTTGACGATTTCAGAAATATCGCCGATGTTAGAACCATTTGCATGCATGGAAGTCCTTTGTCAAGATATGATAATCGTGATCTATGGAAATTCTATAATTTTGAGGATTTTGGAATTCTCGGTGAAGCATATTTGTCGATTGAAGATGACCTTAATTATTTTACAGATACAGGAAGGACCTGGCTTTTTGGCAGTGGTATAAGAGACTATATTCCCGGAAAAAAAGAACATCTTATCGCCAATACAACCGATGACCTTATTGAATTAATAAAAATGAATAAATTCGATAATTTTTACATTGTTGCACATCCGGAAAGATGGTCTTCAGGTGTTATTGAATGGAGTCTATATTATTCAATGGATATATTATTTAATATTGGGAAAAAAGTTTTGATGGGATTTGGTGATGCGGATCTTCACATGGATGAGAGGAACAATCGTAGTATATCAATTACAGTAGACATTGAAGACTGGTATCATATCCCTTCTGTTTGCGGATCTGATTTTTCTGTTTACAAAAATGTAGATGATTTCTTTGAAAGGTGGGGGAAAAGGTACGATTATTTAAGTGAACCAACAAAAAAAATACTGGATCTTCTTGATGAATTTAATGTAACCGCCACATTTTTTGTTGTTGCAGATGTTGCAGAACATTACCCTGGTTTAATTGAATCAATTTCCGAAAGGGGTCATGAGATTGGATGCCATGGAGCTCATCATTCATGCAAGATCAATCCTAAGACAAAAGAACCTCTGATGACCATTAAGGAATTTGAGGATGAAACATTGGAGGCAAAGCAAACACTTGAAAAAGTATCTGGTAAAAAAGTAATTGGATACCGTGCACCAAATGCCGTAGTTACAGGGGAAATGCTTGATTCACTTGAAAGAATTGGATTCAAGTACGATTCGTCAGTCTCTGTAAATTCCCTTTATAATAAAACAGATTCTTCTTTGAGGGGTGTCTCGTCTGTACCTTACCATCCAGCTCCATGTAGTCTAGAGCCTGGTGGAAACAGAACTTTCGTTGAATTCCCATGGTCTTATTATGATATAGGGGCAAAGATTCCAACATCAGGCGGTCCTATGCTAAGGTTTTTGGGTAGCCAGGTCATCCTGAAAGGACTAAAACAGAGTTTGAATAGAGGACATACAATATTTTATTTCCACCCGATCGATATTTCTAATGAAAAATTCCCAGATGTAGGGAGGGGAAGACCATTCTATTGGGCAGTAAAAGGGGATATTGTTGAAAAAAGGATTCGCCACGTGTTGAAAAATTTAGAACATATTGATAAAATTCCCCTGAAAGACTTAGTGAGGTAA